In the Phaeobacter piscinae genome, CTGGTGTTGCAGAGCCCCTCTGAATATCCCGGCGCTGGCGCGGAACAATACACGCAGCGACCGGACAGGTTAGAGAGCCTTGAAATCCCAAGGGTCATGCCCTGCGCCGTCCCAGGCCAAAGCCCCACTCACGGAACGTTGTGAGCTTGCCGACAATTTACACATTCTGGAAGTAATGAATTCCATACCCAATTATGAATAATTATTTAATGCATTGTCGAGATCGTCATAAAACCAGTATTTGAAATATATCTTATGTGATTGCTTTAGGTGTCCATAACGTACATCTGGTTGTGTAAAGCAGCCTTGAGAACCGCATGAGCTGTCGTTTCAACGGCCAGGGACTCGCGCGCAAGACGTAGGTGTTTTTCGACGGTTGCAGGCGTCAACCCCATCAGCAACGCAATGTCTTGGGTGGTTTTGCCGTCGCCAACCCACTGTAATGCCTCGCGCTGACGTTTTGTCAGGCTGCGGTTTGGGGGATCATAGGGCATGGTCAGGATTTTCAGATGCGCGACATTGTTCATCAATATGATGTCATGCCCGTCCTTTGCCCAGATCTCGTCGATGTCATCCTGGCTCAGGCCTTCCTCGGCCGCCAGTGAAATCGCCCCTTTGAAGCGTTGGGAGGTTGAATAAAAACTGACCGTGTAACCAGCCCGCACGCCCATGGCCGTGTTGAAATCGATCACTTTTTGGGCTTGCGGTGTCAGTGTTTGCTGCT is a window encoding:
- a CDS encoding LuxR family transcriptional regulator encodes the protein MKLRAYLNFLCGARTLEELWLEHVKQMKAYRFDRLIYGYTRHKTKTSLGDPEDFVILSNHCTEYVQGFVNSGLYFDAPMLQWALNNEGAGSWRMVQQQLEQQTLTPQAQKVIDFNTAMGVRAGYTVSFYSTSQRFKGAISLAAEEGLSQDDIDEIWAKDGHDIILMNNVAHLKILTMPYDPPNRSLTKRQREALQWVGDGKTTQDIALLMGLTPATVEKHLRLARESLAVETTAHAVLKAALHNQMYVMDT